In the genome of Timaviella obliquedivisa GSE-PSE-MK23-08B, the window GTACTAATCAATGCCCGATTCGTGCCGCCATGACTGACTACAGCGATCGTTTGCCCTGGATGACGACACAACACCTCTTGCCAAAACTGCTGCGATCGCTCGTAAAGATCGAGCACTGGGAAACTGCGCGTTTGAATAGCAACGGTTGCTCCTCTAGCGGGATTTAAGCTAGGGGCATCTAAACTGGCTACCGCGTTGGGTATCAACTCAAACTCATGCGGACGATGTTTCCAGCACTGATAATCTGCGGCATAGGTTTCCTGCACAAATTGAAAAGACTGCCCTTCCCAACTCTGCAAATCAATCTCGCGCAAACCTGGCTGTACCCACAGAGGAGGGGTAGAAGATAGGTTTCCTAAGATTGCGTCAACGGTTTGCCGAACTCGCTTCAGCGGACTGGTATAAATTGCTGCAATGGGTTCATTCTTGAGGAACTGTCCGACTTGTTTTGCTGTTTGCCAACCCTGTTCAGTTAATACTGAAAGATCTGAACTTCCCTGGTAAAGCTTTTTCTCGTTGAACGTACTGCGCCCATGACGAATTAAGATTACGCGCGTTGTTCTGTTTGTTTCTCTGACATCAACATTCGTCTGTTCTAGCTTAAATAGCGATCGCATTACTACCTCCGTTATTTTTGTTGCGGATAGGATGAACCTTCGCCTGAAGCTGGTAGAGTTGGGCATACTGTCCTTTCAAAGCCATGAGTTCCTGGTGAGTTCCTTGTTCCAGGACTTTGCCTTCTTCAATGTAGAGAATGCGATCGGCTCGTTCGGTTGCTTGTAGATTGTGCGATACCACAAAAGTTGTTTTGCCCTTTGTCAACTGGCTCAATGCCTCGTTGACAATATGCTCACTGTGATTATCTAATCCTGTCGTAGGCTCATCTAAAATTACAATTGGAGCATGACGCACGGCGGCACGGGCGATCGCAATTCGCTGCCGTTGTCCACCTGAAAGAGTTGCCCCGCGCTCACCCAAAATTGTGTCGTATCCCTGCGGCAGCTTCAGAATAAATTCGTGGGCTTTTGCCACGCGAGCCGCGGTTTCAATTTCAGCAGGGGTTGCTTTAAGATTACCGTAGGCAATGTTTTCTCGAACAGTAGAGGCAAACAAAATGCTATCTTGCAATACCACGCTAATCTGACGACGGACTGAATCTACCTTATACTCGCGCAAGTCATGCCCATCTATCAAAATTCTTCCTTCGACAGGATCGTAAAAGCGCAGCAGCAAACTAACCAATGTGGATTTACCACTGCCTGAAGGTCCAACCAAAACAATATGCTCACCCGGTTGCACCATAAAGCTGACACTTTTTAGCGTACCGATACTACCGCTCTCATAAGCAAAGTTCACCTGGTCAAACTGCACCGCTCCCAAAAACGGTGGGGCATCCATTGCGCCTCGCGTATCCTGTATATCTGGAATGGTATCTAAAACATCAATCACTCGTTCACCCGATGCAGTTGCTTTAGCGATCTGCCCCGTGTATTTAGCGAGTTGACGAATGGGTTTAAATGCTGTTTTCAAATAGGTGATAAAAATTAGCAAATCTCCTGCTGTTAAAGCTCCTTGGAGTACGAGTTGAACTCCTTTCCACAGCACCAACGCTACAGCAACCGTGACTAATACTTCCATGGTTCGCTCTAGCCCAGCACTTAATTTCTGGGCTTCGGCATCTTCTTGTAGTCCTTCACGGTTGTGAGTAAAAAAGGTGCTTTCCAGCATGGTCTGCAAAGATAAGGCTTGCACTACTTTAATAGCACTCATTGCCTCAGCCGCAGTGGCAGCCATCGCGCCTTCTCGCTTGCGCTGTCTCCGCACCACTTCTCGGATTTGACGGCTCGTGCGGGTTGTGGAAAACACAAACAAAGGAAAAATAGCGATCGCAATGATCGCCATTTCCCAGTGCAACCAAAACATGACTCCAACCATACCCACTAGCGTTAACGAGCTTGCCAGCAAGGGCAACAGTGCCATGACTGTCACCTCTCGTAGCCGAGTAATATCTTGGGTAACACGAGCGATTAAATCACCTGTTCTTGCCTGATTATGGAAAGAGAGCGACAGGCGTTGCAAATGGCTGTAAAGATCACCCCGTACCTCAGTCATCACGTGGGAGGCAGCGATCGCCATTCCTGCGGTACTGGAATAAGCCGCAGCACCGCGCAGCACCGCTAATCCAATTGAGCCAATTGTTAGCAAAGTTAGCAATACTAGACTCGAAGCTTGCCCAATGACGGGCAGGGTTGGCATAGGGCGATCGACACCAGGCAACAGAATATAGTCAAAAATTATCTTAAGGGGCCAAGGCTCCAACAGCCGCAGCAAGGTTTCAGCCAAAAGTGCCAAAAATGCAAAGATCAACAGCGGTTGCTGCTTGCGAATTTGTGGCGTAAAACGCTGAAGAATTCGACCCATGCTGGGCAATGTCTCTTTTAAGCTGACCGTATGTTTCATTGCGCTTTATGAGAACTGCTTCTGCTATCGATTCGAATTCTTTCATTCTTGAATGAAGTGATAATGAAACGTTTATGAGAAAGCCTTCATGAAAGCAGAAGAGAAAGCGAGGTCGAGCCAAGATGCAAGTCCTACAAACTAGAAGATGAACTAGGAGCAGGGATAAAAGAATTAAACTTTAAGTCGTTTCATCTGTTCTTTGAGCCAGTTCGCAAACATCTCATCCAGTAAGCGCTGTCGCATCGGTTCATCCAACTGTGCAGGTAAAAACTCCTCTAGTCGCACAATTACCCACAAATCTTCAATGCGGGTTGGCGGCATAAGCTGTCTGGGGTAGCTAGCGCGGAGGGTTTGAGCGAGTCTGGAATGAGGAGTACTTAGGAGCGCAGGACCACAATTCTACCTGTCCGCGATTCAGCCCCCTGAGAGTACTGCTAGGCAGGTTCAGCAAGGGGTTGTTCATTGGCTTGTACCCGAAAGTAAAGCTCCCTCGCAACATTGACATCCCGAACTCGAATTAGGGAGTAGATAACCTGATCCAACTGAGACTTGCGCTATAAAAAATAGGATTCTAGATTGTTGCCCCAAGTTGCTTGCTTAAATTTTTCAATTCTCAATTGCCGAGTGATTTAATCGCTTTTGAACTCCTGGCGATCGATGCTCTCGGTCTTCGCGTGTTCGACTTCGGTCTTAATCGAGAAACTTACAGCTGTGCGACCTGCTCCTGCAAGCTGTGCCCCAGATCTTTAATTTGCGCTAAATGTTCGTCAAACTTAATCGTGCGATCGTCTTTGGTTTGGATTGTGTAGACATAGCTCGTTATCTTTGCCAGACGTGTTACAGCGATGAGCAAGGTTTGAATGTCGGAATATGGCAAGATGACAGGCTGAGATTTGCGCTGATCTACTAAGTCGTGCTGGTAAAGGAATACAACATTTTGGGGCGATCGCCATCGCTGCCACGAGCGACGAGCAAAGTAGATTGCCAGAAATGTTGCAGGAATACCCACTAAAAATAAACAACTGATCAACGAGGGCAGAATCATCAAACTCCACATCACAAACAGCCGTTTGGCTTTTCTTTTTGTTTATGCCAGTTAAATTCTCCTAAAATATGACCAAAGGCTTGAGGTGCAGGGGATACAGAATAGTTCATGAATAGACTCCAAATAATTTTCTAGAATGTTGGAATGGTCAGGTAAATGTAGAGATCGGTAGACGCGAGGGAAGCAGATGGAGCAATCTTTTTATGCCACGATCGTCGGTACTTCCATTCCCTTGAATTGAATGAATTCTACGGTGACAAAATCGGCGGCGGTGATCTGGTTGGCTTTCATATTCGAGAGCATTGCAAGTCGCTGATCGCCCACGCCAATCACGGTATTTTTGCCTTGCTGCACAATATCGAGAATTCCAGGGTTCAACTCGATCGACAGACCCAACTTGTCTTTGCCCTTTTGGAAGTCTTTGATCACATCCACACCGCTGTTGAGCGCCAGCACAAAGGTATCTTTGCCGGAACCGCCTGTAAGCGTGTCGCGTCCTGCTCCACCGAAGAGGATGTCGTTGCCTGTACCGCCGTTGAGCTTGTCGTTGCCTGTGCCACCACAGAGAACATCGTTGCCGCCCATACCAGAGAGGGTGTCGTTACCGCCTTCGCCGCAGAGAATGCCACCTAGATTTTGTCCGGTGAGATCTTGGCTGGCGTTGGTGCCCAGAATGAGGGGGGTGTTGTTGGTGAAGCTAGAGGTGGGTGAGGTAAAGGTGTCGTAGTTGATACGGAAGGAGATTCTTGCTCCCTTGTTAGGACTACTAAAAATTGGTGATGGAAAAAGCAACGCACCGTCACCCTCAAAAGTAACGATTTGTCCTTTTGAAAAAGAAGAAAAACTACTACCTGCGGTACCCTTGCTTTGAACTTCACCTCTGATCGGATCAAAGTTGAAAGAAATAGTTTCTCCTGGAGTAGAGGGATTGATGTCAGCAATATCATCAGTATCAGGATCTTCGTCTTTTGCTCCAATGCTGGCAGTAAGGAGCAGTTTATTAATATCAACCTCTTGAGTAACCGTAAAGTTAGGACTGATATCGTTGTCGTTGCCAAAGACCCGGCTGTTCTTCTTTTTTCCTTCGATGTTAGTTTCAATGTAAAAATCGGCGCGATCGAAGTTTGTGAACGGAACCTTTGTGTCATAGCGTTCGAGTGCTGTCAGGCGATCGATCGTCACACCCAGTTGGGCACGAGAGATCGCACTGCCATTTGCACTCAGCGTATAACTTCCACTGCCAGTTGACTTACTCACTAGCAAGGCATACTCACCCGTCGGCAAATTGTCAAACGTGATCCCTTCTGTGGCGGTTCCCGGATTGAGAGAAGTCTTGATTGTCTGCCCGCTACTGTTCAACAGAACCAAATTAGCATCAAGACCTTGCGGAATTAGAGCAATGCCACCTTTTGTGGGGCGATCGACCTGAAATTTGAAGAAATCCGCCGCATCACTGCCGAATAAATCACCCCGGACAAATGGGCTATTGCGAATGTTGCCTAGATTAGTTGCGGTAGCGAGCGTGTTGTTATTAGCTGTTTCAATTACCTGTGCCATTGTTAGATCTCCTTTGTGATTGTGTAAAAGAAAGATGGATAGTGTTTCACTTGAGCGAAATTTGGTCGCAAGAACCCTAGACAATGAATGTGAATTCATTACTGAGGTTAGAAAAATGTTTGAGTGCTGAGATGCAGTCGTCGAGATCAGACCTGCAATGTTTGAGTTCTAAGCTGCGATTGCTGGGATCAGAGGTTTAAATGTCAGGTTCAAACCTGCGATCATCGAGATCAAACCTGCAATCATCGCGTTCAAAGGTATAACTGTCGAGCTTAGACCTGCAATCATCGCGTTCAAAGGTATAATCATCGAGATCAAAGGTGCAACTGCCGAGCTTAGACCTGCAACTATCGAGATCAAACCTGCAATGTTCAGGCTTTCAGATGCAACTATTGCGGAATAGAAAGGCTGGAAAGAACTATCAAGTTAAGACTTCACTAATTTGAGTTGTTCTCATGAGTAGTAGCGGCGATCGAGCCATCCGCGAACTTCTGCTTCGGAATCAAAGAACACTCTGCGACCTGTAACTTGGTCATAGACCGTCCAGAAAGAACTGCCAGACTTGTCTCTTGATCGATAAATCTTTGGCTCATCAACCTTGAGCATTGATTCAAAGAAAAACTTTAAAGCTTGACTGAGTTTTAATACAAGCTTGGACATCTTTTGTTCGCTGTCCTGTGAAAAAATCGTAGACTCTAGGCTGACAAAGTTATTCTCTTGATTGTTCATGATGATTTCTCCTGAGTGTTGGATGGCGATCGCTCCTGCGGTCGTTCAAATTCTTGCTTTGCCTCAACGGCGATCGCAAATTGACTGAGATTAAAGACAAGCGATTCCTGACGAACACGAGGGTATCGTGCCGCGATCGCACAAATTTTGCACATAGTTTTAGCTTTTGCGAATAATGTAGTAGTCGTTCTGAAAATCGTGCGCTAGCTGCTTGATCTCGACTTGCTTGAAACCTGCTTCAGCCAACATTTGTAGCGCTTTTTCTTTTCCCCACATTGTTCCTAAACCCATGCCGCCATAGGCGAGAGAAACAGTCATGCAGTGCATACAGGAAATGGTGTACAGCAAGGAGCCGATCGGGTGATCTAGATTGCCATCTACATTCGTTGCGGCGTGGATATCTTGCATTAGATAAACGCCATCTGGACGCAGTGCCTGACAAATTTTTTGTAACACTACATCGGGCTTTGCCTGGTCGTGAATGGCATCGAAGGTCGTGATCCAATCGTAGCGATCGCGCTCTTCCAGCGTTGCGGCATCTTTAACTTCAAACTGGATATTCCCAAGTTTATGCAGTTGAGCTTCGGCGTTGGCAATGGCGATCGCCTCCCCTGAAAAGTCATAGCCTGTAAATCGACTGTTTGGAAAAGCGCCCGCCAGCTTGTTGATCGCTCGCCCGTAGCCGCAGCCCACGTCTAAAACATTAATGCCTTGCTGCAACGCTTCTGCCAGCCCAGGAATTAAGGGCAGCACATGATCAAATAAGGCAGATACAGTCGTTTGACCACTATCTTCCGCCATCACCGCATGAAAGCGTTTAAATTCGGAATATGGCACACCGCCACCCTTGTAGAAGCAGTCGATAATTTGCTCTTCCACCGTTCCCAACAACGGAATGAATTGAGCAAAGGCGGCAATATTGTCGGATGCCTTTGCTCTGGTCAAGAAGGCAGCGTGTTCAGCAGGCAAAGCGTAGGTTTTGGCGATCGCATCATAATCTATTAACCGACCAGTCACCATTGCACCCAGCCATTCCCGCACATAGCGTTCGTTGAGTCCAGCGGCATCAGCAATTTGTTGACTAGTGGAGGGCGGCAATTCTGCCATCGTGTCAAACAGTTCGGTGCGATGACCAATCGAAGTCATCAGGGCGATCGCGCCGCCGTTGAGGATATTCAGCATCCGTTCCGCGAATGCTTCGGCTTTAGTCGTGTCAAAAGTTTGGGTCGTCATGGCTGTCTCCTGGGCTAACGAGTGAGTGACTAATGCATTTCTGCATCTGAAACTAAGTTAGCGATCGCAGCGTTCCCAAAGCGTTCCCGAAGCGTTCCCGAAGCGTTCTGGCAGTGTTGAGTCCTAATCTGAAGCAGTCAACATTAGTCCGGAGAGGTGGGTTGGTTTGGACACCAGCCTTGGGTGCTAATCGTGCCATTGCAATCGGAGATAGGTTCCAAGATATCGATCGTCCAGATCCGCACAAACGGTAACCCAGCTTTACGAAACGATCGCCGGACTGTTTCGGCATCTGGTGCTTCAAATTCGCACACAACCGAGATGTGATCGCGTGCCATCATCGATCGAATCCACTTCACGTCATGGGCTTGATGGCAAGGAATACCAATTGCGATGTCGTGATTCCATTTGTCTTCAGTAATCGGTGGCTTAAAGGCTTTTTCAACCAGGACGCGAACCATGCGTTTCTCCCTCTTTAATCTTTCTGCATTGCATGATAACCCGATCAACAGCGGTTTGAGCGCGAGTACTGAGGGCATGGCGATCGGTGGGACGATGTGGTGCTTGGAACTGTGCAATCGCCCGGTCTAGTTCACCTGCTGCTAAAAAACTCTGAATCAAAACTGCCCAAGCCAAAGCAGTTTCGCTAGGCTGATTCATGATCTGAGCAGATTGTAAGGCGGCTTCGGCTCGAATTGCCGCCATCGCGAACCGTTCACTTACCAGATCCACTTCGGCAGCGCCAATTAGCACATAAGCAAGCATCCGCTTGGCATCTATCTGTTGTAAGGTAGCGATCGCTTGCTCCAAAGCGACTTCGGCTTCGGGCTGCTGAAGCTGATTGGGCTGCTGAAGCTGATAATTTGCTAAGGCAGTGAGTGCTACTGCCATCGCGCCTTCACTCCCCTCACCACTAATTTTGGTAGCAACGGTTGCCAGTTCTGTCGAGTAGGCGATCGCCCTGGCTGGATGACCCGTTTCTAGCTGCACCATTGCCAAGTAGCTCAGACAGGCGCATTCCCGCCAGTGATCCTGTTCGGCTTGTGCCATGTGCCACGCTTGTTCGAGCAGCAAATGTGCTTCAGTAAAATCTGCGGCATGGCGATGCACACAGCCCAGACCGCAGGCAATATCACAAATTTCTAGCTCAACCCTAGCCGCCAATGATTGAGCTTCTAGCAACAGCGCCTCCGCCCGATCCATGTCGCGCTCAATTTCAGCTAGACACCAGCCGCTATGAGCCAGCATTCGCGCCATCACAGCCGGACTCGCCGATCGCACTCGTTCTGCGGCTCTCAGGGCGTGCTGATGCACACTGGTCAAATTATTGTAGTCATAGCTCAGCGCAATCAAAGCTTCTAGGGCGATCGCTTCTTCATCTTTGAGATTAAGCGCGATCGCTTCGGCAATTAACTGGTGCAGCGTCGCTTCAATCTGCGGAACTTGTTCCTTAGTCACACCTGCTGAAATGTAGCACTTGAGCAGCCCGATCTGGAGACGCACCCGTGAAGAATTGTCTAGCTGCTGACTGTGATGCATTCCTTGCTGCGCCAGCTTTGATGCCTCTGCATAGGCAAATAATTTTAGGCAGCGCTCTGCGGCTAGTAGGGCAGTAGCAGCAGCCAATTCAGGATCTCCCCCTAGAGCGGCATGGTGGGCAATATCACCCGCCAAAGCGTGGTCGGGAGTGGTGCGTTGATTCAACTGATGCGCAATCTGTAGATGAATCAAACGACGACGTGGTTCTGAGAGTTGACGATAGACGACCTGCCGCACAATATCATGGGAAAAATCGTATCCCATTTCATTTCCAATTGATGTGCTTGGGCGAATGATGCTTCGTTGCTCAAGCTGTTCGATCGACAGTAACAACTGCGCCAGGGGATAGTCTGCAACCTGAGCTACCATCGTTGGTTTAAAGCTTCGTCCTAATGCAGCTGCCCATGGTAAAAGGTCATAAGCAGTATCGTTCAATTGTCGGAGACGATCGCCAATCAACGCTTCTAAAGTATCTGCCTGAACCGATTGATTTGGAGTTGAAGCCCGAGCAAGTTCCAGTGTAAACAACGGATTGCCGCCACTGTCGATGAACACTTGATCAACGACTTCTAATGACAGATCTAATGCGTTGCCACTGACACTGCGAATCAGTTCAGCCGTTTCTTCACGATTGAAGGCAGGCAATTCCAAAGTTTGCAGTCGTCGCTCTCGCCGGAGAGCTTGCACCACTCGTGAGACTTCCGCATTTGCCTCTAGCTCTCCAGTACGGGCGGTGCAAGCAAACTGCACGGGTAAGTGATTCAGCAAGCGAATCGCATAGTGTAGCAACGCAGACGAAGCCTCATCAATCCACTGAATATCATCAAGAATTACCACGAGCGGAGATTGATTTGCCCATTCTGCTAGCAGTTGCATGACTGCATCAAACAAATGGCTCCGGTCGGGCGGATCTATAATGGGTTGATCTATCTCCGGCAACAGGAAACCCAATTTTGGAGACAGGGTAACTGGCGGCAGTTCAAGCGATCGCAACGCATCAATCCAGATACCATAGGGTCGTACCATCTCTGCGGCAAATGCCCGTCCCCACAAGATGTGCCCCTGCATCCGTCCTGACTGCATTACTTCTCGCAGTTCCTCTAGCAATCGAGTTTTACCAATTCCAGGTTCGCCTAGCAGCAGCAGCACTTCGCTGGAAGCCGCAGAATCGATCGCACCCATCCACTGCCGAATTATTTCCCATTCCCGCTTACGTCCCACTAATGGTGATAGAGCAGGATGCAAAAGTGTTAATGGACGAAAATGTGTGGTAGTTTGAGCGGGTAATTCGTCTTCTGGCAACTCGTCTTCTCGTAGCAATTGTTCATATAGCTTCTGCGTTGTAGGGCTAGGATCAATGCCTAACTCTTCTCGCAGGATTATCATGCAGCGGTGGTAAAGCTGGAGAGCATTAGCTCGATCGCCGCTCAGGTTATGCAGCCGCATCAAAACACAGTAAGTGGATTCGTTGAGGCGGTCAAATTGCAAAAGCTGTTGCCCATAGCCCAGGGCAATCCGGTAGGCTCGCTGTTCTTCCAATAAATTGATGAGTTGCTCTAAGGCTCTGACTCGCATCTGCTGAAGTCGATCGCGCTCAGGGATAATCCATTCATCGTCGCAATCCGGCAACAAATCTCCTCGATACAGTTCTACGGCTTGCTCTAATGCAGCTTGTGCCAGGCTAGAATCTGTAGCTTGTGCTGCCTTGATCGCCTCCTCAAACTGAGCTACGTCGAGTGTAAACTGAGTCTTGGGCTGCCATTGTAGGGTTTTGGCATCCACTGATAGAATCTGTTCCGCGTTAGGTAGGGCACGGCGCAAATGGCTTAACTCTTTACGAAGATTGGTTCGAGCTTGAGGCTCTGTAGATTCTGACCAGAGATGAAAGGCGAGCCGTTGTCTAGGTTGAGGTGTGTGGCGGTTCAGCAGCAGATACGCCAGCAATGCCTGCGATCGCCCAGTCAGAGTTGCTGGCACTGGAGAACCGTCACAAATCAAGGAGAATTCCCCCAGCAATCTGGCTTGCAAAATAGGAGGCATAGCGTTCTGCTATTTCAAAGTTTAGATGAATAGTAGCATCTTACAAATCAGACACACTGGGTAATGTTGTGAACCTGAGGATACTGAAATTTTCCGCAGGTCTTAGGGAGTTGCAATTAAATAACGCCCCGAACTGCCCCCTAAATCCCCCATTCTGGGGTAGGGCTGATTCGTTAGTTGGAGAAAAAACTTAAATCCCGCATTGTTACGTTGCTCCTATTTTGATGGCTAACGAGATTATGGGATTCAAGCAGTTTTCTCTTCTTAGAGAATCGTCCCTACCATTCTGGGGGATTTCCGAACCTGTCAAAGTCCCCCAGAATGCGGGATTTAGGGGGCTGATAAGTCAATGCATCCCATTGGGGTTTTATTTTCACGCAACTCCCTTATCTCTTCAGAGTTAAGGGAGGTAGACCAACATAGGTCTAGTGAAAAACACCGTTTCTGGCTTGAATCGCCTCCTGATTCTCAACAACTGATCTCAAGCGATCGCTCGCCAGTAAAACCGTATCCGGCAAGAGTGGTCAAAATGAAGCGATGTTGGGGGCAGTCTGCATTGCCGCATTTGTAGCGTTGTTTGTCAGCATCCGTGCTGCCGTGTTTGTCAGCATCCGTGCTGGGGTAGACGGGACAGAAAATCGGTTTAACAACCCTAAGGTTAGGGACGGCAAGAGAGATGAGCAACTCCCTCGTTTGCCCTGCCACAATTCCCCGTGTCTAGAACACGACCTTAATGCTCTGACAGGGTAGTGGCAGCGATCGCCAAAAGATCGGTTGAGTTCTTTCTACAGAGCGATGCAGCCAAGTTGAAATGGGTCTAACCTTTGTCTACATATGCAAAAACCACTAATCTAAGGAAGTGTAGTTATGGCTGATTTATCTAACATCCGAGTTGCAGTTCTGGTATCAGACGGTTTTGAAGAAGCAGAACTTACAGAGCCTGTACGCGCTTTAAAAGAGTCAGGAGCAACTGTTAAAATTTTGTCACCTACAATGAAGCCCATTCAAGGGTTTCGCCACCATGAAAAAGGGGCATTAATTCAACCAGACGGCACGCTTGACGGTATTAGCGCAGATGCTTACGATGCAGTCCTGCTACCTGGAGGTGCCCTTAATGCAGACAACCTCAGAGTGAATGAGGATGTAAAAAGGTTTCTAAAAGAATTTCAAACTTCTGACAAACCGATCGCTGCTATTTGTCATGCTCAATGGGAGCTAATTTCTGCTGGCATTGTTGAGGGGAGAAATCTGACCAGCTATCACTCTATTCAAGACGACATTGTTAATGCTGGAGGAAACTGGCTTGATCAAGAAGTCGTGATTGATAAAAACTGGGTTACTAGTCGTCAGCCCCAAGATATTCCAGCCTTTAACCACGAAATGCTTACCTTATTTTCGCAATACGTTCCCGCGATCGCTGGAGGGGGTTTAGCTTAAGCTTTTATTGATGAAAGAATGAATCTAAATCAAAGCCCCCTTTCTTCAAGAAAAGGGGCTTTGATTTTCATACTACAATTCAGCAACGCTAAAGTCTTTCTGGCTATCAGGTTGCCGACGTGTTTGGCGTTTAAATAAAATCTCCATCATCTGCTGCCAGCGATCTAACCGATAAGCACGATGCTTGTTTTTTCCTGAGCCGCTCCAATGTAGTTTTACTTTCACACTCATTTGACTAAGTTAGGACTTACGCAGAAGAAATCCCTGACTCCTTAAGAGGATGTCTGAGAAGTATCAAGGATTCTTGCACTCGCCCCCCAATCCCCCATTCTGGGGGACTTCCGCACCAGTCCTCCTTCAAAGTCCCCCAGAATGGGGGATTTAGGGGGCGGCTCGGATAGCAATTTAGACTTCTCAGACATTCTCTAAAGAGGGACTTTTGAGATGCTCTTCCTAAGAAGAAGGGTCAGGTAGGCTCTCAATATGCTTACACAGCCTCAGCAGTAGATCAGTCTCTAAGTCAGCCCAGATGGGACGATCGCCTGACTCAATTTTGGCACTCAGGCTTTGGTGCACCTTCAGCATTCTAGCTAGCTTGGCTTGTGTCCACCGTCTCTCGTGGACAAATTCAAATTGAAAGTTTTTTGTAGAGCAGCAGTTGTGTGAGACGGTAGTGAGAGATGTTTTTAGGGGTTTCTCATGTCTGAAATTGTAATTGAGCAGCAACAGTACAAAACCTATCTGTTATCAGATGATGAGGCTCAAATCGCCGTTGTGCCCGAACGGGGCGGCATTGTTACCCATTGGCAGGTAGAGGGCGAAGAATTATTTTACTTAGATAGCGATCGCTTTAAAGATCCTGCCCTGACTGTGCGAGGTGGCATACCCCTCTTATTTCCTATCTGTGGCAACCTCGCAGGAGACACCTACAGCCTCAACGAGCAGCCGTATAAGCTTCCTCCCCATGGCTTCGCTCGCAATCTTCCTTGGCAGGTGACAGATCAAGCGACTGATACCGGAGCTAGCCTCACTGTTAGCCTCAAGAGCAATGAA includes:
- a CDS encoding ABC transporter ATP-binding protein/permease, encoding MKHTVSLKETLPSMGRILQRFTPQIRKQQPLLIFAFLALLAETLLRLLEPWPLKIIFDYILLPGVDRPMPTLPVIGQASSLVLLTLLTIGSIGLAVLRGAAAYSSTAGMAIAASHVMTEVRGDLYSHLQRLSLSFHNQARTGDLIARVTQDITRLREVTVMALLPLLASSLTLVGMVGVMFWLHWEMAIIAIAIFPLFVFSTTRTSRQIREVVRRQRKREGAMAATAAEAMSAIKVVQALSLQTMLESTFFTHNREGLQEDAEAQKLSAGLERTMEVLVTVAVALVLWKGVQLVLQGALTAGDLLIFITYLKTAFKPIRQLAKYTGQIAKATASGERVIDVLDTIPDIQDTRGAMDAPPFLGAVQFDQVNFAYESGSIGTLKSVSFMVQPGEHIVLVGPSGSGKSTLVSLLLRFYDPVEGRILIDGHDLREYKVDSVRRQISVVLQDSILFASTVRENIAYGNLKATPAEIETAARVAKAHEFILKLPQGYDTILGERGATLSGGQRQRIAIARAAVRHAPIVILDEPTTGLDNHSEHIVNEALSQLTKGKTTFVVSHNLQATERADRILYIEEGKVLEQGTHQELMALKGQYAQLYQLQAKVHPIRNKNNGGSNAIAI
- a CDS encoding class I SAM-dependent methyltransferase; this encodes MTTQTFDTTKAEAFAERMLNILNGGAIALMTSIGHRTELFDTMAELPPSTSQQIADAAGLNERYVREWLGAMVTGRLIDYDAIAKTYALPAEHAAFLTRAKASDNIAAFAQFIPLLGTVEEQIIDCFYKGGGVPYSEFKRFHAVMAEDSGQTTVSALFDHVLPLIPGLAEALQQGINVLDVGCGYGRAINKLAGAFPNSRFTGYDFSGEAIAIANAEAQLHKLGNIQFEVKDAATLEERDRYDWITTFDAIHDQAKPDVVLQKICQALRPDGVYLMQDIHAATNVDGNLDHPIGSLLYTISCMHCMTVSLAYGGMGLGTMWGKEKALQMLAEAGFKQVEIKQLAHDFQNDYYIIRKS
- a CDS encoding AAA family ATPase, with the protein product MPPILQARLLGEFSLICDGSPVPATLTGRSQALLAYLLLNRHTPQPRQRLAFHLWSESTEPQARTNLRKELSHLRRALPNAEQILSVDAKTLQWQPKTQFTLDVAQFEEAIKAAQATDSSLAQAALEQAVELYRGDLLPDCDDEWIIPERDRLQQMRVRALEQLINLLEEQRAYRIALGYGQQLLQFDRLNESTYCVLMRLHNLSGDRANALQLYHRCMIILREELGIDPSPTTQKLYEQLLREDELPEDELPAQTTTHFRPLTLLHPALSPLVGRKREWEIIRQWMGAIDSAASSEVLLLLGEPGIGKTRLLEELREVMQSGRMQGHILWGRAFAAEMVRPYGIWIDALRSLELPPVTLSPKLGFLLPEIDQPIIDPPDRSHLFDAVMQLLAEWANQSPLVVILDDIQWIDEASSALLHYAIRLLNHLPVQFACTARTGELEANAEVSRVVQALRRERRLQTLELPAFNREETAELIRSVSGNALDLSLEVVDQVFIDSGGNPLFTLELARASTPNQSVQADTLEALIGDRLRQLNDTAYDLLPWAAALGRSFKPTMVAQVADYPLAQLLLSIEQLEQRSIIRPSTSIGNEMGYDFSHDIVRQVVYRQLSEPRRRLIHLQIAHQLNQRTTPDHALAGDIAHHAALGGDPELAAATALLAAERCLKLFAYAEASKLAQQGMHHSQQLDNSSRVRLQIGLLKCYISAGVTKEQVPQIEATLHQLIAEAIALNLKDEEAIALEALIALSYDYNNLTSVHQHALRAAERVRSASPAVMARMLAHSGWCLAEIERDMDRAEALLLEAQSLAARVELEICDIACGLGCVHRHAADFTEAHLLLEQAWHMAQAEQDHWRECACLSYLAMVQLETGHPARAIAYSTELATVATKISGEGSEGAMAVALTALANYQLQQPNQLQQPEAEVALEQAIATLQQIDAKRMLAYVLIGAAEVDLVSERFAMAAIRAEAALQSAQIMNQPSETALAWAVLIQSFLAAGELDRAIAQFQAPHRPTDRHALSTRAQTAVDRVIMQCRKIKEGETHGSRPG
- a CDS encoding DUF4242 domain-containing protein — protein: MVRVLVEKAFKPPITEDKWNHDIAIGIPCHQAHDVKWIRSMMARDHISVVCEFEAPDAETVRRSFRKAGLPFVRIWTIDILEPISDCNGTISTQGWCPNQPTSPD
- a CDS encoding histidine phosphatase family protein, with the translated sequence MRSLFKLEQTNVDVRETNRTTRVILIRHGRSTFNEKKLYQGSSDLSVLTEQGWQTAKQVGQFLKNEPIAAIYTSPLKRVRQTVDAILGNLSSTPPLWVQPGLREIDLQSWEGQSFQFVQETYAADYQCWKHRPHEFELIPNAVASLDAPSLNPARGATVAIQTRSFPVLDLYERSQQFWQEVLCRHPGQTIAVVSHGGTNRALISTALGLPPSQFHRLQQSNCGISFLHFPDACLNAAQLKTLNLTTPLKESLPKLKEGKQGLRLLLLPSETNSRSIDHLAQLLQTISIDFSLAADSEATLIDRLLHYHPTTVQLQSQQHRFLLNWQRTLETTSSASSQLMTGLVVAAQDDIQQVVGAAIGLSRDQHWRLQPQPGALSVLHYPVANSPVLQAFNFA